Part of the Candidatus Protochlamydia phocaeensis genome is shown below.
TTTAAAACTTCAAAAATCCGTGAAAATAAAAAAATCATTTAATTAAAGACTGTTAGAGGCGTATTAAAATCGTTAAGATTGCTTCCTGGATTTAATATCTTCTACAACTGCTTTAGAGTTTTTTTTAAATGTACTGCTAGCCGATAAATGAGCAAAAATTCCCATCCATTTTAATTAAAAAACCAGCTAAGCCTTTACATGGAAGGCTTAGCCAGCTTTTCTAAAGATCTTGTCAATAAAATTCCGACAGTTAAATTAATTCGGAATTTATTAAATCATTCAATTTATTCTGTAGCCCCTGGAAATAGCAGGGGATTAAATTTTAATCGACAAAAGGTTATTTTTTTAGGACGCGGACGGACGACTAGGTTAATCGGCTCAGACACATTGCCAGAGGCGTCAACTGCAACGATAAAATACGTATACACCCTTCCAATTTGGCGGTGGCGGTCTTTAAATTGCAGGGGCTGCCCGGCTGGCACGACTTTAACCAAATGATTAAGGCTATTGCGATAGATGTAATAAGCAACAACCGGATTTCCTCCAGAAGGGGCGTTCCATGTCAAGGTATTGACAAAGTCTGCTTGCCCATTACACAAGTTAATCCCTTGCGAGCCTCTCACATGCCTAGGCGGATTTACGCTTCCCCCTCCTCCTCCATTATCGGATATAATAAGGGTAAAGTTTTGCACGGCATTAGGGGCAACGCCATTACTGGCAACAATAGTTAAGGAATAAACCCCTTGGGTCCCATTTACCGGAGTCCCAAAAAGCGTCGCCGTTCCATTCCCGTTATCTATAAAGGCCAGGCCTATAGGTAACTGTCCTATTACAATCAGGGAAGGAATAGGAGATCCAGCCGTTGTCACAGTAAAACTCGAAGGCTGCCCTACGACAAAATTGGCTGCATTAGAGGAGGTAATAGCCAGCAATTGAGCGACAGGCTCGACCGTCACAACGACTTGCATAGGCGTTCCGATGCATCCTTGTGGACTAATAGGAGTGATTGTATAAGTGGCCGTACCGGGTGCATTAGCTGTTGTGATTAATGTTTGGCTGATAGTTGTCCCTGCACCATTCGCAGCTCCAGAGACGTTATTTTGACTCACCGTCCAGCTAAATGTTGTTCCACTTATATTTGAACCAAGAAGGATGGATGTCGTTTCTCCGCTAGCAATCGTTTGGTTTGCCGGCGTGGCTATCACAATAGGCGTGAATATTGTTTCCACAGGAATAGAAGAATTAGTATTTGTTCCATTTCCTAACTGGCCATAGAAGTTATTTCCCCAGGCCCACACACTGCCATCGCTTTTTAAAGCCATCGCATAACTCTCTCCACCTGCAATATTTTTTATAGTTGTAAATGGCGTTCCTCCTCCTACTACCACAGGGAGTTCAGAACTAGTTGTTGTTCCATTACCTAATTGACCAAAGCTATTAAACCCCCAAGCCTGCATCGTGCCATCATCGATTAAAGCCAAAGAGTAATACCCGCCCGCTGATATAGCAATCGCATTTGTAAGCGGTATTCCTCCCCCGACCTGTACCGGAGTATAAGAAATAGCAGTCGTTCCATTGCCTAGCTGGCCATCGAGGTTATTTCCCCAGGCCCATACCGTCCCATCACTTCTCAATGCAAGAGAATGATAAGATCCGCCTGATAAGGCAACGACAGCTGTCAATGGTACTCCTCCTCCAACCTGCACGGGAATATTAGAAGGACTATTCGTTCCATTGCCTAATTGACCGAATGTGTTATCTCCCCACGCCCATGCCGTCCCATCCGCTTTCAAAGCAAGAGAGAAATATCCCCCTGCTCCAATGGCGCTCACATTTGTAAGCGGTGTGCCTCCCCCGACCTGCACCGGAATATTGGAATCCGTATTCGTTCCATCGCCTAGCTGACCATTAACATTAGATCCCCAGGCCCATACTGTCCCATCACTTCTCAATGCAAGAGAATGCGAATATCCAGCTGCTATGGCAATGATATCTGTCAGCGGTGTCCCTCCTCCTACCTGCACGGGAATATTGGAATCCGTATTCGTTCCATCGCCTAGCTGGCCATCAGCATTGGATCCCCAGGCCCATACCGTCCCATCACTTCTCAATGCAAGAGAATGGTCTCTTCTTGCTACTATAGCAATGATATCCGTCAGCGGTGTCCCTCCTCCTACCTGTACAGGAACGGAAGAGTCAGTATTTGTTCCATTTCCCAGTTCACCAAAGGCATTTAATCCCCAGGCCCATACCGTCCCATCGCTTTTCAATGCAAGAGAATGAGAAGATCCACTGGCTATTGCTTTTATCTCCTCACTTCCTAACAAATTAACTGTTTGCACGGGAAGGTTAGAACTGGTAGTCGTTCCATTGCCTAAAGCGCCTAGCGAATTATCCCCCCATGCCCATACGATCCCATCGCCCCTCAAAGCTAGAGAATGATTTGTTCCGGCTGCTATGGCAATGGCATTTATAAAAGGAGTTCCTCCCCCTACTAACACCGGAACATCAGATTCCGCATTCGTTCCATCACCTAGCTGACCACTAGCATTGCCTCCCCACGCCCATACCATTCCATCAGTTCTCAAAGCAAGAGAATGAATATCTCCACCTGCTATGGCTATTACATCCGTCAGTGGTGTTCCTCCTCCGACCTGTAAAGGAAGGGTTGAGTTCGTATTCGTCCCATTGCCTAGCTGACCACTGTTGTTGGCTCCCCAGGACCATACCGTTCCATCACTTCGCAAAGCAAGAGAATGATTGCTGCCGCATGCTATGGCAATGGCATTTAAAAACGGCGTCCCTCCTCCAACCTGCACGGGAACATTAGAAGGGCTATTCGTTCCATTGCCTAGCTGACCACTGCTATTGGCTCCCCACGCCCATATCGTCCCATCGCTTTTCAATGCAAGAGAATGTCCATTCCCTCCTGCTATGGCAATCACATCCGTCAGCGGCGTTCCTCCTCCGACCTGCACCGGAAGATTAGAATCTACATTCGTCCCATTGCCTAACTGGCCGCTGCTATTGGCTCCCCAAGCCCATACCGTTCCATCGCTTCTCAAAGCGAGGGAATGCGCATTTCCTGCCGCTATGGCGGCAATATTCGTCAGCGGCGTTCCACCTCCGACCTGTACCGGAAGATTAGAATCTGCATTCGTCCCATTGCCTAGCTCACCTAACCCGTTATATCCCCACGCCCATACCGTCCCATCGCTTTTCAAAGCAAGAGAATGAAACCCTCCTCCCGCTATACCAACAGCATCTGTAAATGGAGTTCCTCCTCCCACCGGAATAGGGATGTCTGAATTGGTAAATGTTCCATCTCCTACTTGCCCAAAAATATTATCTCCCCACGCCCACACGGTCCCGTCACCTCTCAAAGCAAGAGAATGGAAAGCCCCACTTGATATAGCGACGACAGCAGGATCGCAAACAGCGGGCAAATAACTATAACAAAGAAAAAACAGGCTCAAAAATAAGTGGCTAAAGATTTTAAATAATTTAAGTCGCGCTAATTCCATTTGAACTCCCAAAATATTTGAAATAAAAGAACCTACTCCCCACCGAAGAATTCTCTTCCGTGCCTGTTAGTTCCGTTTGGTTTGCAATGACTGAATGACAGTTTGATTAAAATATTTTTTATATTTAGGGGCAACCAATTTAATTTTTATCAGATCTTCATTGATACCCGGCAATCCGAATCCATTACCGAGAGACAGAAAGCCTCTTAGACGATCTCTTAAAACTCAAATGCGAATGGCATAGATAAGAAAAAAGCCTGCTTGGCTAAACAGGCCACGCGACTTGTGCAGTTGAAGAGCGACTGCAGATCTTAAATTCCTTCTTTTTCTTAGTTATCATGTGAAGTTATTCTTTAAATTATTCCAGGCCGCTAAACAATCTACTTACAAGTCAGATGAAAAGTGATGATAAACTGAGATAAAGCTGCAGGGATCACATACATTTTTTTAAAATTAGTAAGGGCAATAGGGAAGCTTCCCTGTCTATTTTATTGAAAAACTGCCCGCCCTTTTTTTCATGCAGTGGCTTGACTAGTTTTTCAATAAAATCGGGTAAACAAACGGCCTTAAAACTTATTAAGTCCCCTCTTGCTTATTCAGTAAACTCTGGAAACAGCAGGGGATTAAATTTTAATCGACAAAAGGTTATCTTTTTAGGACGTGGACGGACGACTAGGTTAATCGGCTCAGACACATTGCCAGAGGCATCAACTGCAACGATAAAATACGTATACACCCTTCCAATTTGGCGGTGGCGGTCTTTAAATTGCAGGGGCTGCCCGGCTGGCACGACTTTAACCAAATGATTAAGGCTATTGCGATAGATGTAATAAGCGACAACCGGATTTCCTCCAGAAGGGGCGTTCCATGTCAAGGTATTGACAAAGTCTGCTTGCCCATTACACAAGTTAATCCCTTGCGAGCCTCTCACATGCCTAGGCGGATTTACGCTTCCCCCTCCTCCTCCATTATCGGATATAATAAGGGTAAAGTTTTGCACGGCATTAGGGGCAACGCCATTACTGGCAACAATAGTTAAGGAATAAACCCCTTGGGTCCCATTTACCGGAGTCCCAAAAAGCGTCGCCGTTCCATTCCCGTTATCTATAAAGGCCAGGCCTATAGGTAACTGTCCTATTACAATCAGGGAAGGAATAGGAGATCCAGCCGTTGTCACAGTAAAACTCGAAGGCTGCCCTACGACAAAATTGGCT
Proteins encoded:
- a CDS encoding PKD-like domain-containing protein, with the translated sequence MELARLKLFKIFSHLFLSLFFLCYSYLPAVCDPAVVAISSGAFHSLALRGDGTVWAWGDNIFGQVGDGTFTNSDIPIPVGGGTPFTDAVGIAGGGFHSLALKSDGTVWAWGYNGLGELGNGTNADSNLPVQVGGGTPLTNIAAIAAGNAHSLALRSDGTVWAWGANSSGQLGNGTNVDSNLPVQVGGGTPLTDVIAIAGGNGHSLALKSDGTIWAWGANSSGQLGNGTNSPSNVPVQVGGGTPFLNAIAIACGSNHSLALRSDGTVWSWGANNSGQLGNGTNTNSTLPLQVGGGTPLTDVIAIAGGDIHSLALRTDGMVWAWGGNASGQLGDGTNAESDVPVLVGGGTPFINAIAIAAGTNHSLALRGDGIVWAWGDNSLGALGNGTTTSSNLPVQTVNLLGSEEIKAIASGSSHSLALKSDGTVWAWGLNAFGELGNGTNTDSSVPVQVGGGTPLTDIIAIVARRDHSLALRSDGTVWAWGSNADGQLGDGTNTDSNIPVQVGGGTPLTDIIAIAAGYSHSLALRSDGTVWAWGSNVNGQLGDGTNTDSNIPVQVGGGTPLTNVSAIGAGGYFSLALKADGTAWAWGDNTFGQLGNGTNSPSNIPVQVGGGVPLTAVVALSGGSYHSLALRSDGTVWAWGNNLDGQLGNGTTAISYTPVQVGGGIPLTNAIAISAGGYYSLALIDDGTMQAWGFNSFGQLGNGTTTSSELPVVVGGGTPFTTIKNIAGGESYAMALKSDGSVWAWGNNFYGQLGNGTNTNSSIPVETIFTPIVIATPANQTIASGETTSILLGSNISGTTFSWTVSQNNVSGAANGAGTTISQTLITTANAPGTATYTITPISPQGCIGTPMQVVVTVEPVAQLLAITSSNAANFVVGQPSSFTVTTAGSPIPSLIVIGQLPIGLAFIDNGNGTATLFGTPVNGTQGVYSLTIVASNGVAPNAVQNFTLIISDNGGGGGSVNPPRHVRGSQGINLCNGQADFVNTLTWNAPSGGNPVVAYYIYRNSLNHLVKVVPAGQPLQFKDRHRQIGRVYTYFIVAVDASGNVSEPINLVVRPRPKKITFCRLKFNPLLFPGATE